In a genomic window of Scyliorhinus torazame isolate Kashiwa2021f chromosome 5, sScyTor2.1, whole genome shotgun sequence:
- the cox7b gene encoding cytochrome c oxidase subunit 7B, mitochondrial, translating into MVPLTKNLLSLSGRSIRRIATRQTHHKTSPDFHDKYGNAILLGGLTFCIGVWSYVATQTGITWNLSPVGKITPQTWRED; encoded by the exons ATGGTGCCTTTGACCAAGAACCTGCTCTCCCTGTCCG GTCGGAGCATTCGCCGAATTGCAACAAGACAAACTCATCATAAAACTAGTCCTGACTTTCATGACAAGTATGGAAATGCTATCCTTTTGGGAGGATTAACATTCTGTATTGGAGTCTGGAGTTAT GTTGccacacagactgggatcacatggAACCTTTCTCCTGTTGGCAAAATCACCCCTCAAACATGGAGGGAAGACTAG